In Saccharothrix violaceirubra, the following are encoded in one genomic region:
- a CDS encoding NUDIX hydrolase gives MADRHIIDVHLLLIRDNHILLTRRRDTDPRFDGRWHLPSGKLDAGESVLYAACREAHEEVGVHIDPAHLRLVHTLHVNGSGLEPRLGLFFEALRWTGEPTNREPDKCSAVDWFPLDALPDDLIDYPAAGIDAYRTGIAFSAHGWPATRADQQTPD, from the coding sequence ATGGCCGACCGACACATCATCGACGTCCACCTCCTCCTGATCCGCGACAACCACATCCTGCTCACCCGCCGCCGCGACACCGACCCCCGCTTCGACGGCCGCTGGCACCTCCCCTCCGGCAAACTAGACGCCGGCGAATCCGTCCTCTATGCCGCCTGCCGTGAAGCCCACGAAGAGGTCGGCGTCCACATCGACCCCGCACACCTGCGCCTGGTCCACACCCTGCACGTCAACGGCTCCGGCCTGGAACCCCGCCTCGGCCTGTTCTTCGAAGCCCTGCGGTGGACGGGCGAACCGACCAACCGCGAACCCGACAAGTGCTCCGCGGTCGACTGGTTCCCCCTCGACGCCCTACCCGACGACCTCATCGACTACCCCGCGGCAGGCATCGACGCCTACCGCACCGGCATCGCTTTCAGCGCGCACGGATGGCCTGCGACCCGAGCGGACCAACAAACGCCCGACTGA
- a CDS encoding IS3 family transposase (programmed frameshift), whose translation MTVSSPSDKQSRPSRDDQADPAPRPSRRVFTPDYKLAVVTEYENAPAGEKGAILRREGLYSSHIIEWTRARDAGRLTGQPAEPGAQTKPARKSAEQIELERLRRQNEKLASDLAKTRMALDIMGKAHALLEELFRERGGRHAASQILTTAFTELRAAGLSVKKSCTLTGTSRATHYRHANRKGPMHGPRPARTPPPQALDADERARVLEVLTSPAYRDLAIPQMWARELDEGRYWCSISTMYRIARAQGQVRERRRIATHPPRTRPELSARGPGEVWSWDITALKGPVKGVWYKCYVVLDIFSRYVTGWLVAAAEDAVLAKDFLAEAIARNGTEPHTIHADRGGAMVSKPVSELLTDLGVLRSHSRPRTSNDNPYSEAQFKTLKYMPDFPDRFGSLADARLFCEGFFLAYNHEHRHSGIGMHTPASVHFGTAGRIRDQRQATLDRAHARHPERFARRPRPPALPEVAWINQPLDQPQPAP comes from the exons ATGACCGTGTCCTCGCCATCCGACAAGCAGTCCCGGCCCTCCCGCGACGACCAGGCCGACCCGGCGCCGCGTCCGTCGCGCCGGGTGTTCACCCCGGACTACAAACTGGCCGTGGTCACCGAGTACGAGAACGCCCCCGCCGGGGAGAAGGGAGCGATCCTGCGACGCGAGGGCCTCTACTCCTCCCACATCATCGAATGGACCCGGGCACGCGACGCGGGACGCCTGACCGGCCAACCCGCCGAGCCCGGCGCCCAGACGAAACCGGCGAGGAAATCCGCCGAACAGATCGAACTGGAGAGACTGCGCCGCCAGAACGAGAAACTCGCCTCCGATCTCGCGAAGACCCGAATGGCACTGGACATCATGGGAAAAGCACACGCGCTCTTGGAGGAACTGT TCCGGGAGCGCGGAGGACGACACGCCGCCTCGCAAATCCTGACGACCGCGTTCACCGAACTGCGCGCGGCCGGTCTCTCGGTGAAGAAATCATGCACGCTGACCGGGACCTCCCGGGCGACGCACTACCGGCACGCCAACCGGAAAGGCCCGATGCACGGGCCGCGGCCGGCGCGGACACCCCCACCCCAGGCCCTGGACGCCGACGAGCGCGCCCGGGTGCTGGAGGTGCTGACGTCACCGGCCTACCGGGATCTGGCGATCCCGCAGATGTGGGCGCGCGAACTGGACGAGGGCCGCTACTGGTGCTCGATCTCGACGATGTACCGGATCGCCCGCGCCCAGGGCCAGGTCCGCGAACGCCGCCGGATCGCCACCCACCCGCCGCGGACCCGGCCCGAGCTGTCCGCCCGCGGCCCGGGCGAGGTGTGGTCCTGGGACATCACCGCGTTGAAAGGACCGGTCAAAGGCGTCTGGTACAAGTGCTACGTCGTGCTGGACATCTTCTCCCGCTACGTCACCGGCTGGCTGGTCGCCGCCGCCGAGGATGCCGTCCTGGCGAAGGACTTCCTCGCCGAGGCCATAGCCCGCAACGGCACCGAACCGCACACGATCCACGCCGACAGAGGCGGCGCCATGGTGTCCAAACCGGTCTCCGAACTCCTGACCGACCTCGGGGTCCTGCGTTCGCATTCCCGCCCCCGCACCTCGAACGACAACCCCTATTCCGAGGCGCAGTTCAAGACCCTGAAGTACATGCCCGACTTCCCCGACCGGTTCGGCTCCCTCGCCGACGCCCGCCTGTTCTGCGAAGGATTCTTCCTGGCCTACAACCACGAGCACCGCCACTCCGGCATCGGCATGCACACCCCGGCCTCGGTGCACTTCGGCACGGCCGGACGGATCCGCGATCAACGCCAGGCCACTCTCGACCGCGCCCACGCCCGACACCCGGAGCGATTCGCCCGCCGACCCCGCCCACCCGCGCTGCCCGAGGTGGCCTGGATCAACCAACCCCTCGACCAACCACAACCGGCCCCATAG
- a CDS encoding helix-turn-helix domain-containing protein produces MTDNNTEPSFYTVAEAAHLLRVSPMTLYRAIHDNELPATRIRTRLLISAHTIHNLTAHTKEAPDARTPATP; encoded by the coding sequence ATGACCGACAACAACACCGAACCGTCCTTCTACACGGTCGCGGAAGCAGCCCACCTGCTCCGCGTCTCCCCCATGACCCTCTACCGCGCCATCCACGACAACGAACTCCCCGCCACCCGAATCCGCACCCGCCTCCTCATCTCCGCCCACACCATCCACAACCTCACCGCCCACACGAAGGAAGCACCCGACGCTCGAACACCGGCGACACCATGA
- a CDS encoding tyrosine-type recombinase/integrase produces the protein MARPPGRTRGSVDTLPSGALRVRVNAGSHPTTGKPVVLTETVPPGPDAEVLAEAARLRLLDRATRPIPTATVDHLVEHYLARTRLEQTTRESYEGNHTKHIHPLIGRLPADKVDALTLDTFYAELERCRDHCTGPVLHHTPDKHTCDLRCRPHTCKPLAAWTVRKIHYLLRGAYRLAIRHRLADHNPVTEADPPAPPAPDPQPPTPDELAAILDEATRHDPDFATLIWLAAVTGDRRGENCGLRLHHYDRARRRLTVRRAIAEGRTGTWEKDTKTHQRRHIALDADTCAVLDQHIDRARTRALAGGVDLSSDAFLFTTTPDGSRPLTPSSVTQKYRRLVTKLGLDTSLHKLRHYSATELITSGVDIRTVAGRLGHGGGGTTTLKTYAAWVNEADQRAAQTLLDRMPTRIPTTPPTTPIPTPPAESPYEVVAAREHIRITTTENLPTGTPAPTVKQIATRYGVSVGTAHRALTLLNQQGLVTGARRGVRATILRTPDDTTEPPPPAVPTPPDPTPPTAPRPLRLVITHNNTEIATLVTITDPTDYTELRRLLLQALHRRGHPPTTSGEFELTVQDPDTATTIVTFVT, from the coding sequence ATGGCCCGTCCACCCGGACGCACACGCGGCAGCGTCGACACCCTGCCGAGTGGCGCTCTGCGCGTCCGGGTGAACGCGGGATCACACCCCACCACCGGCAAACCGGTCGTCCTCACCGAGACCGTCCCACCCGGCCCCGACGCCGAGGTTCTGGCCGAAGCCGCCCGCCTGCGCCTGCTCGACCGCGCCACCCGACCCATCCCCACCGCCACGGTCGACCACCTCGTCGAGCACTACCTCGCCCGCACCCGTCTGGAACAGACCACCCGCGAGTCCTACGAGGGCAACCACACCAAACACATCCACCCGCTCATCGGCCGCCTGCCCGCCGACAAGGTCGACGCCCTCACCCTCGACACCTTCTACGCCGAACTCGAACGCTGCCGCGACCACTGCACCGGCCCCGTCCTCCACCACACCCCCGACAAGCACACCTGCGACCTCCGCTGCCGCCCCCACACCTGCAAACCACTGGCCGCGTGGACCGTCCGCAAAATCCACTACCTGCTCCGCGGCGCCTACCGACTCGCGATCCGCCACCGCCTGGCCGACCACAACCCCGTCACCGAAGCCGACCCGCCCGCACCCCCGGCACCCGACCCCCAACCACCCACACCGGACGAACTGGCGGCGATCCTCGACGAGGCCACCCGCCACGACCCCGACTTCGCCACCCTGATCTGGCTGGCCGCCGTCACCGGCGACCGACGGGGCGAGAACTGCGGCCTACGCCTGCACCACTACGACCGGGCACGACGCCGCCTCACTGTCCGCCGCGCCATCGCCGAAGGCCGCACCGGAACGTGGGAGAAGGACACCAAAACCCATCAACGCCGCCACATCGCCCTCGACGCGGACACGTGCGCCGTCCTCGACCAACACATCGACCGCGCCCGAACACGAGCCCTCGCGGGAGGCGTCGACCTGTCGTCCGACGCGTTCCTGTTCACCACCACACCCGACGGCAGCAGGCCTCTCACGCCCAGCTCCGTGACCCAGAAATACCGCCGCCTGGTCACCAAACTCGGCCTGGACACCAGCCTGCACAAACTCCGCCACTACTCGGCTACCGAACTCATCACCTCCGGCGTCGACATCCGCACCGTCGCCGGACGGCTGGGCCACGGCGGAGGCGGCACCACCACCCTCAAGACCTACGCGGCCTGGGTCAACGAAGCCGACCAACGAGCGGCACAGACACTCCTGGACCGCATGCCCACCCGAATCCCCACCACACCACCCACAACGCCCATACCCACACCACCCGCGGAAAGCCCCTACGAAGTCGTCGCCGCCAGGGAACACATCCGCATCACCACCACCGAGAACCTCCCCACAGGCACCCCGGCACCCACCGTGAAACAGATCGCCACCCGCTACGGCGTCTCCGTCGGCACCGCCCACCGAGCCCTGACCCTCCTCAACCAGCAAGGACTCGTCACCGGCGCCCGACGCGGCGTCCGAGCCACCATCCTCAGAACACCGGACGACACCACCGAACCCCCACCACCCGCGGTCCCCACCCCACCCGACCCCACACCCCCGACGGCCCCACGCCCCCTACGACTGGTGATCACCCACAACAACACCGAAATCGCCACCCTCGTCACCATCACCGACCCCACCGACTACACCGAACTACGCCGACTCCTACTCCAGGCCCTCCACCGCAGAGGCCACCCGCCCACCACCAGCGGAGAATTCGAACTCACCGTCCAGGACCCGGACACCGCCACCACCATCGTCACCTTTGTCACTTGA
- a CDS encoding cation diffusion facilitator family transporter codes for MGHGHSHGGASGGARHLGRLWVAFGVGAAFMLVEVVVGVATQSLALISDAAHMVTDVLGVGMALGAILLARRAAVGGGRTFGLYRAEVLAALANALLLFGVAGYVVVEAVARFGDPPEVPGTPVVLAAVAGLAANLVSFFVLRGGAEESINVRGAYLEVLADLIGSVGVLVSGLATLLFGWRYADPIMGVAIGLFVLPRTWKLAAASLRILFQHAPERVDVATMLNDLGALPGVEEAHDLHVWTLTSGMEVASAHLTTRHDADPAEVLEAARTLLAQRYHIEHATLQVEPGHAAVRCREIHW; via the coding sequence ATGGGCCACGGGCACAGCCATGGGGGCGCCTCGGGTGGGGCGCGGCATCTTGGGCGGCTGTGGGTCGCGTTCGGGGTCGGCGCGGCCTTCATGCTGGTCGAGGTCGTTGTCGGGGTTGCCACGCAATCGCTTGCGTTGATCTCCGATGCCGCGCACATGGTCACCGACGTACTAGGCGTCGGCATGGCGCTCGGGGCCATCCTTCTGGCTCGGCGTGCCGCCGTGGGTGGTGGGCGCACCTTCGGGCTCTACCGGGCCGAGGTGTTGGCTGCCCTGGCCAACGCGCTGTTGCTCTTCGGAGTGGCGGGGTACGTGGTGGTCGAGGCCGTCGCCCGGTTCGGTGATCCGCCGGAGGTTCCCGGGACGCCCGTCGTGTTGGCCGCGGTCGCCGGGTTGGCGGCCAACCTCGTCTCCTTCTTCGTGCTCCGCGGCGGTGCCGAGGAGAGCATCAACGTCCGCGGCGCCTACCTCGAAGTCCTCGCCGACCTCATCGGATCGGTGGGGGTGCTCGTCAGCGGGCTCGCGACGTTGCTCTTCGGGTGGCGGTACGCCGACCCGATCATGGGTGTCGCCATCGGGTTGTTCGTGCTTCCCCGTACGTGGAAGTTGGCCGCCGCCTCGCTGCGGATCCTGTTCCAGCACGCTCCCGAACGCGTCGACGTCGCGACCATGCTGAACGACCTGGGCGCGTTGCCGGGCGTGGAAGAAGCGCACGACCTCCACGTGTGGACGCTCACCTCGGGCATGGAGGTGGCCTCCGCACACCTCACCACGCGCCACGACGCCGACCCGGCCGAAGTCCTGGAAGCCGCGCGCACGCTGCTCGCCCAGCGCTACCACATCGAGCACGCCACGCTCCAGGTCGAACCCGGCCACGCCGCCGTCCGCTGCCGCGAGATCCACTGGTAG
- a CDS encoding GH92 family glycosyl hydrolase — MRTIAVTAAVVVSALVAGWVPAIASPGRPDVTTFSSSFEEGQAQPRWTSTAETGPDGSPLVSGVDGTDSTGLPGDVTSRVVALAASGENTGSGELKENLVDGSVASKWLVFAATGWVDFGFDGDVAVTRYALTSANDVPARDPRDWVLRGSADGKAWTVVDSRGGEAFRSRGESRTFDVATPAAFRWYRLDVTANSGAREVQLADVRFSDGSTTPAPRTMLTVAGRGANGGYNTRPGMGFTGTRALRYAGTHTGSGRGYAYNKVFEVDVPVAADTELSYLVFPTHVDLAYPSTFVAVDLAFSDGTYLSGLGASDQYGFPLSPRGQGEAKSLSTNQWNRITSAIGAVAAGRTVRRILIGYDNPRGPASFAGWFDDIALGPAVRTSSGRPSDHVLTTRGTNSGSSFSRGNTFPATAVPHGFNFWTPTTNAGSIDWIYEYARRNDDANLPRVEAFTASHEPSPWMGDRQTFQVMPVAGTPTADRAGRALPFRHSAEEARAHYYGVTFENGMRTEITPTDHAAVFRFTFTGDTGNLVFDNVDNRGGLTLDPATGVVTGFSDVRSGLSAGATRLFVYGVVSRPVASSGRLTGQGRDAVAGYFGFDTSVEKTVELRLATSLLSVEQAWRNLSLEVSISDTFEDVRSRARRLWDEVLGVVEVEGASPDQLTTLYSNLYRLYLYPNSGYENTGTAAAPVYRYASPVRPGGPSSPTHTGAQIVDGKIYVNNGFWDTYRTTWPACTLFTPKRTASLVDGFVQQYRDGGWISRWSSPGYANLMTGTSSDVAFADAFVKGVDGFDYVAAFDAAVKNATVAPPSQDVGRKGLETSIFAGYTSTATSEGMSWALEGYVNDHGIASMAAALHERTGDPAYAEQAEYFSRRAQGYAHLFDPSIGFFQGRRPDGSWRVAPAKYDPREWGYDYTETNGWNMAFSVPHDGAGLARLHGGPAGLARKLDEFFATPETATHTGSYDGVIHEMTEARDVRMGQLGHSNQPSHHIPYMYVYAGQPWRTQEKVREILSRLYAGSSIGQGYPGDEDNGELSAWWLLSALGLYPVEMGGGVYTIGSPLFTKATVRMDNGATLVVNAPGNSSRDVYVRSLRVNGKEWTSARLPHAEIASGGTLDFEMSSKPTSWGVLPDVGVAGTPWRDVTSTARMTGSGRVGPLVDDTSRSSTSVTWVQADLPSAESVAMYTLTSGTGSGDPASWVLQGSEDGVTWSTVDSRSGEVFPWRRQTRAFKVPVPGKYRHYRLEFSTAATLTEVELLV, encoded by the coding sequence ATGCGGACGATCGCCGTGACGGCCGCTGTGGTGGTCTCGGCTCTCGTGGCAGGCTGGGTACCGGCGATCGCCTCACCGGGGAGGCCCGACGTGACCACGTTCTCCAGCTCGTTCGAGGAGGGCCAGGCGCAGCCGCGCTGGACCAGCACGGCCGAGACCGGACCGGACGGGTCACCGCTCGTGTCCGGCGTCGACGGCACCGACTCCACCGGCCTGCCCGGCGACGTGACCTCCCGCGTGGTCGCACTCGCGGCCAGCGGCGAGAACACCGGCTCGGGCGAGCTGAAGGAGAACCTCGTCGACGGCAGCGTGGCGTCGAAGTGGCTGGTGTTCGCGGCCACCGGCTGGGTCGACTTCGGGTTCGACGGCGACGTGGCCGTGACCCGGTACGCGCTCACCTCGGCCAACGACGTGCCGGCCCGAGATCCCCGCGACTGGGTGCTGCGCGGGTCCGCGGACGGCAAGGCGTGGACGGTGGTCGACTCGCGCGGCGGCGAGGCGTTCCGGTCGCGGGGCGAGTCGCGGACGTTCGACGTGGCCACGCCCGCGGCGTTCCGCTGGTACCGGCTCGACGTCACGGCGAACTCGGGCGCCCGCGAGGTGCAACTGGCCGACGTGCGGTTCTCCGACGGCTCGACCACGCCCGCGCCGCGCACGATGCTGACCGTCGCGGGGCGTGGGGCGAACGGTGGCTACAACACCCGACCGGGCATGGGTTTCACCGGTACGCGGGCATTGCGCTACGCCGGGACGCACACCGGGAGTGGCCGGGGCTACGCGTACAACAAGGTGTTCGAGGTCGACGTGCCCGTAGCGGCCGACACCGAGTTGTCGTACCTGGTCTTCCCCACGCACGTCGACCTCGCGTACCCGTCGACGTTCGTGGCCGTCGACCTGGCGTTCTCCGACGGCACCTACCTGAGCGGCCTGGGCGCGTCCGACCAGTACGGGTTCCCGCTGTCGCCACGCGGTCAGGGCGAGGCGAAATCCTTGTCCACCAACCAGTGGAACCGGATCACCTCGGCGATCGGCGCCGTCGCGGCGGGCAGGACCGTGCGCCGGATCCTGATCGGCTACGACAACCCGCGCGGGCCGGCGTCGTTCGCGGGGTGGTTCGACGACATCGCGCTCGGCCCGGCGGTCCGGACGTCGTCGGGGCGGCCGTCGGACCACGTGCTCACGACGCGGGGCACGAACTCCGGCAGCTCCTTCTCGCGCGGCAACACGTTCCCGGCCACGGCCGTGCCGCACGGGTTCAACTTCTGGACGCCCACGACGAACGCCGGGTCGATCGACTGGATCTACGAGTACGCGCGCCGCAACGACGACGCCAACCTGCCGCGCGTCGAGGCGTTCACCGCGAGCCACGAACCGAGCCCGTGGATGGGCGACCGGCAGACGTTCCAGGTCATGCCCGTGGCGGGCACGCCGACCGCGGACCGGGCCGGCCGCGCGCTGCCGTTCCGGCATTCCGCCGAGGAAGCACGTGCGCACTACTACGGCGTGACGTTCGAGAACGGGATGCGCACCGAGATCACGCCCACCGACCACGCGGCCGTGTTCCGGTTCACGTTCACCGGGGACACCGGGAACCTGGTGTTCGACAACGTGGACAACCGGGGCGGGCTGACGCTGGACCCGGCGACCGGTGTGGTGACGGGGTTCTCGGACGTGCGCAGCGGGCTGTCGGCCGGTGCCACGCGGCTGTTCGTGTACGGGGTGGTCTCGCGGCCCGTGGCTTCGAGCGGCCGGCTGACCGGGCAGGGGCGGGATGCCGTCGCCGGGTACTTCGGATTCGACACGTCCGTCGAGAAGACCGTGGAGCTGCGGCTGGCGACGTCGCTGCTGAGCGTGGAGCAGGCGTGGCGGAACCTCTCCCTCGAAGTGTCCATTTCGGACACTTTCGAGGACGTCCGGTCGCGGGCACGACGACTCTGGGACGAGGTGCTCGGCGTCGTCGAGGTCGAAGGGGCGTCGCCCGACCAGCTCACGACGCTGTACTCCAACCTCTACCGGCTGTACCTGTACCCGAACTCGGGCTACGAGAACACCGGGACGGCCGCGGCACCGGTGTACCGCTACGCCTCGCCCGTGCGTCCCGGCGGACCGTCGTCGCCGACGCACACCGGCGCGCAGATCGTGGACGGGAAGATCTACGTCAACAACGGGTTCTGGGACACCTATCGCACGACGTGGCCCGCGTGCACGTTGTTCACGCCCAAACGCACTGCTTCCCTCGTGGACGGCTTCGTGCAGCAGTACCGGGACGGCGGGTGGATCTCGCGCTGGTCCTCCCCCGGCTACGCGAACCTGATGACCGGGACGAGTTCCGACGTGGCGTTCGCGGACGCGTTCGTGAAGGGCGTGGACGGGTTCGACTATGTCGCGGCGTTCGACGCGGCCGTGAAGAACGCGACGGTCGCGCCGCCGAGCCAGGACGTGGGGCGCAAGGGGTTGGAGACGTCGATCTTCGCCGGCTACACGTCGACGGCGACGTCCGAGGGCATGTCGTGGGCGTTGGAGGGGTACGTCAACGACCACGGCATCGCGTCCATGGCCGCCGCCCTGCACGAGCGCACCGGGGACCCCGCGTACGCGGAGCAGGCCGAGTACTTCTCCCGTCGCGCCCAGGGCTACGCGCACCTGTTCGACCCGTCGATCGGCTTCTTCCAGGGCCGGCGCCCGGACGGCTCGTGGCGGGTGGCCCCGGCGAAGTACGACCCGCGCGAGTGGGGGTACGACTACACCGAGACGAACGGCTGGAACATGGCGTTCTCGGTGCCCCACGACGGCGCCGGCCTGGCCCGGCTGCACGGCGGGCCGGCGGGGTTGGCGCGGAAGCTGGACGAGTTCTTCGCGACGCCGGAGACCGCGACGCACACCGGATCGTACGACGGCGTGATCCACGAGATGACCGAGGCCCGCGACGTGCGGATGGGGCAGCTCGGGCACAGCAACCAGCCGTCGCACCACATCCCGTACATGTACGTGTACGCCGGGCAGCCGTGGCGGACGCAGGAGAAGGTCCGGGAGATCCTGTCGCGGCTGTACGCGGGAAGTTCGATCGGCCAGGGGTACCCGGGCGACGAGGACAACGGCGAGCTGTCGGCGTGGTGGCTGCTCAGCGCGCTGGGGCTGTACCCGGTGGAGATGGGCGGCGGGGTGTACACGATCGGGTCGCCGTTGTTCACCAAGGCGACCGTGCGGATGGACAACGGGGCGACGTTGGTCGTGAACGCGCCCGGGAACAGTTCGCGTGACGTGTACGTGCGGTCGTTGCGCGTGAACGGCAAGGAGTGGACGTCGGCGCGGTTGCCGCACGCCGAGATCGCGTCGGGCGGGACCCTCGACTTCGAGATGTCGTCGAAGCCGACGTCGTGGGGCGTGCTGCCCGATGTCGGAGTGGCCGGCACGCCGTGGCGGGACGTGACGTCGACGGCCCGGATGACCGGTTCGGGTCGGGTGGGGCCGTTGGTGGACGACACGTCGCGGTCGTCGACGAGCGTGACGTGGGTGCAGGCCGACCTGCCGTCGGCGGAGTCCGTGGCGATGTACACCCTGACGTCGGGGACCGGATCCGGCGACCCGGCCTCGTGGGTGTTGCAGGGCTCCGAGGACGGCGTGACCTGGTCCACAGTGGACAGCAGGTCGGGCGAGGTCTTCCCGTGGCGCCGCCAGACCCGCGCGTTCAAGGTGCCCGTACCCGGGAAGTACCGCCACTACCGCCTGGAGTTCTCCACCGCGGCGACGTTGACCGAGGTCGAATTACTGGTGTGA
- a CDS encoding ROK family transcriptional regulator produces MTVRPSPQVGTPAGMRVLNQRAVLDRLRAGGPATRPQIAKDTGLSKPTVGQALLDLERRDLVRPIGRTTAGPGRSAMVYETNPAAGHVLGVDIGRRRIRAAVADLAGSVIARVDERNRCRTATTLVRTVKELAARTVADAGLVAEDVVVTVVGTPGVPDRSDRTLRHAPNLPGWERRGLLDDLEAELGPGLVVVENDANLAAVGEYAHGAARGVGVFVCLTVGTGLGMGIMVEGHLFRGANGAAGEVGYLPYGAEESVVDDLGRGRIEAAVSGDAVVALARDRGLAVKSAREVFALAKSGDERARAVVAAEADRLAHVVASVAAVVDPELVVLGGGVGGSADLLPGPIEEALCRITPLRPRVVAGALGDGAVLGGAIARALVSANDLVFDRKDAVTV; encoded by the coding sequence GTGACGGTCCGCCCCTCTCCCCAGGTAGGCACCCCCGCGGGGATGCGCGTGCTCAACCAGCGGGCGGTGCTCGACCGGCTGCGCGCCGGCGGACCGGCCACCCGACCGCAGATCGCCAAGGACACCGGTCTGTCCAAACCGACCGTCGGCCAGGCGCTGCTCGACCTGGAACGCCGCGACCTGGTCCGGCCGATCGGCCGGACGACGGCCGGTCCGGGCCGCTCGGCCATGGTCTACGAGACGAACCCGGCCGCCGGGCACGTGCTCGGCGTGGACATCGGCCGGCGGCGCATCCGGGCGGCCGTCGCGGACCTCGCCGGTTCGGTGATCGCACGGGTCGACGAGCGCAACCGCTGCCGCACGGCCACGACGCTCGTGCGCACGGTCAAGGAGTTGGCCGCGCGCACGGTCGCGGATGCGGGCCTGGTCGCCGAGGACGTCGTGGTCACGGTCGTCGGCACGCCCGGCGTCCCCGACCGGAGCGACCGCACGCTGCGGCACGCGCCCAACCTGCCCGGCTGGGAGCGTCGGGGCCTGCTCGACGACCTGGAGGCCGAACTCGGTCCGGGTCTGGTCGTGGTGGAGAACGACGCCAACCTCGCGGCCGTCGGCGAGTACGCGCACGGCGCCGCGCGGGGTGTGGGCGTGTTCGTGTGCCTGACCGTGGGCACCGGTCTCGGCATGGGGATCATGGTCGAGGGGCACCTGTTCCGGGGCGCGAACGGTGCCGCGGGCGAAGTCGGCTACCTGCCTTACGGCGCGGAGGAGTCCGTTGTGGACGATCTCGGGCGCGGCCGGATCGAGGCGGCGGTGTCCGGCGACGCGGTCGTGGCGCTGGCCCGGGACCGGGGCCTGGCGGTGAAGTCCGCGCGCGAGGTGTTCGCGCTGGCGAAGTCCGGCGACGAGCGGGCACGGGCGGTGGTGGCGGCCGAGGCGGACCGGCTCGCGCACGTGGTGGCGTCGGTGGCGGCCGTGGTGGATCCGGAGTTGGTCGTACTCGGCGGTGGCGTGGGCGGCAGCGCGGACCTGCTGCCGGGGCCGATCGAGGAGGCGCTGTGCCGGATCACCCCGCTCAGACCCCGGGTGGTGGCGGGTGCGCTGGGTGACGGCGCGGTGTTGGGCGGTGCGATCGCGCGGGCGTTGGTCTCGGCGAACGACCTGGTGTTCGACCGTAAGGATGCAGTGACGGTCTGA
- a CDS encoding DUF305 domain-containing protein: MEEVEQRRGLTATRTVVVSVAVVAVLLLGAAIGLLIKLPGTPSSSVPARESVDVGFLQDMAVHHLQGITMANAARDKTTDKFVRQLAFDIQSTQLEQVGRMKGWLSLWGQPEQSVDGTHMAWMESGSHEHSSAAPSAAVSGLMPGMATSEELSKLRSLSGTEFDVYFLQLMLRHHQGGAPMAKYGSEHAGEAVVRTLAANMLKSQTGEADYMRTLLAERNAQPLPFP, translated from the coding sequence GTGGAGGAAGTCGAGCAGCGGCGCGGCCTCACCGCGACGCGGACCGTCGTCGTGTCCGTCGCGGTGGTGGCCGTGCTGCTGCTCGGCGCCGCGATCGGGCTGCTGATCAAGCTGCCCGGGACGCCCTCGTCGTCGGTGCCCGCCCGGGAATCCGTCGACGTCGGATTCCTCCAGGACATGGCCGTGCACCACCTCCAGGGCATCACCATGGCCAACGCGGCCCGCGACAAGACGACCGACAAGTTCGTCCGGCAGCTCGCGTTCGACATCCAGTCGACGCAGTTGGAGCAGGTGGGTCGGATGAAGGGCTGGCTGAGCCTGTGGGGTCAGCCGGAGCAGTCGGTCGACGGCACGCACATGGCGTGGATGGAGTCCGGCTCGCACGAGCACTCGTCCGCCGCGCCGTCGGCCGCCGTGTCGGGTCTGATGCCGGGCATGGCGACCTCGGAGGAGCTGTCGAAGCTGCGGAGCCTGTCGGGCACCGAGTTCGACGTCTACTTCCTCCAGCTCATGCTGCGCCACCACCAGGGCGGTGCGCCCATGGCGAAGTACGGGTCCGAGCACGCGGGCGAGGCCGTGGTGCGGACGCTGGCCGCCAACATGCTCAAGTCGCAGACGGGCGAGGCGGACTACATGCGCACGCTGCTCGCCGAGCGCAACGCCCAGCCGCTGCCGTTCCCGTAG